A single window of Streptomyces xanthii DNA harbors:
- a CDS encoding 3-hydroxyacyl-CoA dehydrogenase: protein MTAHDRPVGVVGTGTMGQGIAQVALVAGHPVRLYDAVPGRARTAAESIAARLDRLVDKGRMSGEERTAAVARLTPAQSLDAFADTALVVEAVLEELDVKQRLFRELEDVVDDDCLLATNTSSLSVTAIAGALRLPGRFVGLHFFNPAPLMPLVEVVSGAATDVTAATRAYETARAWGKTPVACADTPGFLVNRIARPFYAEAFAVHEEQGADPATIDAVLRESGGFRMGAFELTDLIGQDVNEAVTRSVWEGFYQDVKFRPALSQRRLVEAGRLGRKTGQGWYAYGEGEERPEPHTAAPAEPPARVSVEGDLDSAAELIPMMREAGIEVVQEDEDKGTRIVLPSGGQLVQADGQTSVEFRDVVYFDLALDYRSATRIALAACKDGNPRTLDEAVGLFQALGKQVSVIGDVPGMIVARTVARIIDLAHDAVARGVATEEDVDTAMRLGVNYPLGPVEWSRRLGRGWACGVLEELHERDPSGRYAPSLALFRHSYNPKKWEGSA from the coding sequence ATGACAGCACATGACCGCCCCGTCGGCGTGGTGGGCACCGGCACGATGGGCCAGGGAATCGCCCAGGTCGCCCTGGTCGCCGGGCACCCCGTCCGGCTGTACGACGCCGTGCCCGGCCGCGCGCGCACGGCCGCCGAGTCGATCGCCGCACGGCTCGACCGGCTCGTGGACAAGGGCCGCATGAGCGGCGAGGAGCGCACCGCCGCCGTCGCCCGCCTCACGCCCGCGCAGTCGCTCGACGCGTTCGCGGACACGGCCCTCGTGGTCGAGGCCGTCCTGGAGGAACTGGACGTCAAGCAGCGGCTGTTCCGCGAGCTCGAGGACGTCGTCGACGACGACTGTCTGCTCGCCACGAACACCTCGTCCCTGTCCGTCACCGCGATCGCCGGTGCCCTGCGCCTGCCCGGCCGCTTCGTAGGACTGCACTTCTTCAACCCGGCGCCGCTCATGCCGCTCGTCGAGGTCGTCTCCGGCGCCGCCACCGACGTCACCGCCGCCACGCGCGCGTACGAGACCGCCCGCGCCTGGGGGAAGACCCCGGTGGCCTGCGCCGACACCCCGGGCTTCCTGGTCAACCGGATCGCGCGGCCCTTCTACGCCGAGGCCTTCGCGGTGCACGAGGAGCAGGGCGCCGACCCCGCCACCATCGACGCCGTGCTGCGCGAGAGCGGCGGCTTCCGGATGGGCGCCTTCGAGCTGACCGACCTCATCGGCCAGGACGTCAACGAGGCCGTGACCCGCTCCGTGTGGGAGGGCTTCTACCAGGACGTGAAGTTCCGGCCCGCCCTGTCCCAGCGCCGCCTCGTGGAGGCCGGCCGGCTCGGCCGCAAGACCGGCCAGGGCTGGTACGCGTACGGGGAGGGCGAGGAGCGTCCCGAGCCGCACACGGCGGCGCCCGCCGAGCCCCCCGCGCGCGTGAGCGTCGAGGGCGACCTGGACTCGGCCGCCGAGCTGATCCCGATGATGCGCGAGGCGGGCATCGAGGTCGTGCAGGAGGACGAGGACAAGGGCACCCGCATCGTGCTGCCCAGCGGCGGCCAGCTGGTGCAGGCCGACGGCCAGACCTCCGTCGAGTTCCGCGACGTCGTCTACTTCGACCTCGCCCTGGACTACCGCTCGGCGACCCGGATCGCGCTCGCCGCCTGCAAGGACGGCAACCCGCGCACCCTGGACGAGGCGGTCGGCCTCTTCCAGGCGCTCGGCAAGCAGGTCAGCGTCATCGGCGACGTGCCGGGCATGATCGTGGCCCGCACCGTGGCCCGGATCATCGACCTCGCGCACGACGCGGTCGCGCGCGGCGTGGCCACCGAGGAGGACGTCGACACCGCGATGCGGCTCGGCGTCAACTACCCGCTGGGGCCCGTCGAATGGAGCCGCCGGCTCGGCCGAGGCTGGGCCTGCGGAGTGCTGGAGGAGCTGCACGAGCGCGACCCCTCGGGCCGCTACGCCCCCTCCCTCGCGCTCTTCCGGCACTCGTACAACCCGAAGAAGTGGGAGGGCTCCGCATGA
- a CDS encoding TetR/AcrR family transcriptional regulator gives MTTPRRAPGPRRDTYTPETLLTVAVAVFNERGYDGTSMEHLSKAAGISKSSIYHHVSGKEELLRRAVSRALDGLFGILDEEPARVGRAVERLEHVTRRMVEVLTGELPYVTLLLRVRGNTDTERWAMARRREFDHQVAALLKAAAADGDVRDDIEVRLATRLLFGMINSIVEWYRPDGGGQLRPQEVADAVVELVFQGMRKPA, from the coding sequence ATGACCACGCCGCGACGTGCTCCGGGCCCGCGCCGCGACACGTACACCCCCGAGACGCTGCTGACGGTCGCCGTGGCGGTCTTCAACGAGCGCGGCTACGACGGCACTTCGATGGAGCACCTCTCCAAGGCCGCGGGCATCTCCAAGTCGTCGATCTACCACCACGTGTCGGGCAAGGAGGAGTTGCTGCGCCGCGCGGTCAGCCGCGCGCTCGACGGGCTCTTCGGGATCCTCGACGAGGAACCCGCGCGCGTGGGACGCGCGGTGGAGCGACTGGAGCACGTCACGCGCCGCATGGTCGAGGTCCTGACCGGCGAACTTCCCTATGTGACGCTCCTGTTGCGCGTGCGCGGGAACACGGACACGGAGCGGTGGGCCATGGCGCGCCGCCGCGAGTTCGACCACCAGGTCGCCGCGCTGCTCAAGGCGGCCGCGGCCGACGGGGACGTGCGGGACGACATAGAAGTGCGGCTCGCGACCCGCCTCCTGTTCGGAATGATCAACTCCATCGTGGAGTGGTACCGGCCCGACGGCGGCGGCCAGCTCCGCCCCCAGGAAGTCGCCGACGCGGTCGTGGAGCTGGTCTTCCAGGGCATGCGCAAGCCCGCCTGA
- a CDS encoding Lrp/AsnC family transcriptional regulator — MASEQMADGSGGPPPEPVARPLDPIDRDILQMLQKDGRASIRSVAERVHVSRANAYARINRLIDDGVIRGFGARVNHERAGQGASAYITLKIVQNSWRTVRDQLRQLPEASHIALVSGDFDVLILVHTQDNRALRELVLTKLQAIPEVLSSRTLLVFEEEDLGPDA; from the coding sequence ATGGCATCTGAACAAATGGCCGACGGCTCCGGGGGGCCGCCGCCGGAGCCCGTGGCCCGCCCGCTCGATCCCATCGACCGCGACATCCTCCAGATGCTCCAGAAGGACGGCCGCGCGTCGATACGGTCCGTCGCCGAGCGCGTCCATGTGTCGCGGGCCAACGCCTACGCGCGCATCAACCGGCTCATCGACGACGGCGTGATCCGCGGGTTCGGCGCCCGCGTCAACCACGAACGGGCCGGGCAGGGCGCCTCCGCGTACATCACCCTGAAGATCGTCCAGAACTCCTGGCGCACGGTGCGCGACCAGCTGCGCCAGCTGCCCGAGGCCTCGCACATCGCGCTGGTCAGCGGTGACTTCGACGTGCTGATCCTGGTGCACACGCAGGACAACCGCGCGCTGCGCGAGCTGGTCCTCACCAAGCTGCAGGCGATCCCCGAGGTGCTCAGCAGCCGCACGCTGCTGGTCTTCGAGGAGGAGGACCTGGGGCCGGACGCCTGA
- the pdhA gene encoding pyruvate dehydrogenase (acetyl-transferring) E1 component subunit alpha — MTVMEQRSTRRTGRTAPPPAWQPRTDPAPLLPDAEPYRVLGTDAAAKADPELLRRLYAEVVRGRRYNAQATALTKQGRLAVYPSTTGQEAAEVAAALALEERDWLFPSYRDTLAAVARGLDPVQALTLLRGDWHTGYDPHEHRVAPLSTPLATQLPHAVGLAHAARLKGDDVVALAMVGDGGTSEGDFHEALNFAAVWQAPVVFLVQNNGYAISVPLAKQTAAPSLAHKAVGYGMPGRLVDGNDAVAMHEVLTEAVTHAREGGGPTLIEAVTYRMDAHTNADDATRYRTDDEVEAWRDHDPVLLLERVLTERGLIDEAGMQAVRDDAETMAAALRERMNADPVLDPMDLFTHVYAEQTSQLREQAEQLRAELEAEAEASEGGR, encoded by the coding sequence ATGACGGTCATGGAGCAGCGGAGCACCCGCCGCACAGGCAGGACCGCCCCGCCGCCCGCCTGGCAGCCCCGCACGGACCCCGCGCCGCTGCTGCCCGACGCGGAGCCGTACCGCGTCCTGGGCACCGACGCCGCCGCGAAGGCGGACCCCGAGCTGCTGCGCCGGCTGTACGCCGAGGTGGTCCGCGGCCGGAGGTACAACGCGCAGGCGACCGCCCTGACCAAGCAGGGCCGCCTCGCGGTCTACCCCTCGACCACCGGCCAGGAGGCCGCCGAGGTCGCCGCCGCCCTCGCCCTGGAGGAGCGCGACTGGCTCTTCCCGAGCTACCGCGACACCCTCGCCGCCGTCGCCCGCGGCCTCGACCCCGTCCAGGCCCTCACCCTGCTGCGCGGCGACTGGCACACCGGCTACGACCCGCACGAGCACCGCGTCGCGCCGCTGTCCACGCCGCTCGCCACCCAGCTGCCGCACGCCGTCGGCCTCGCCCACGCCGCCCGCCTCAAGGGCGACGACGTCGTGGCGCTCGCCATGGTCGGCGACGGCGGCACCAGCGAGGGCGACTTCCACGAGGCGCTCAACTTCGCGGCCGTCTGGCAGGCCCCGGTGGTCTTCCTGGTGCAGAACAACGGCTACGCGATCTCCGTGCCGCTCGCCAAGCAGACCGCTGCGCCGTCCCTGGCCCACAAGGCCGTCGGGTACGGGATGCCGGGCCGGCTGGTCGACGGCAACGACGCGGTGGCCATGCACGAGGTGCTCACCGAAGCCGTCACCCACGCGCGCGAGGGCGGTGGTCCGACCCTGATCGAGGCCGTCACCTACCGCATGGACGCGCACACGAACGCCGACGACGCGACCCGCTACCGCACCGACGACGAGGTCGAGGCGTGGCGCGACCACGACCCGGTCCTCCTCCTGGAGCGCGTCCTGACCGAGCGCGGTCTCATCGACGAGGCCGGGATGCAGGCCGTGCGCGACGACGCCGAGACGATGGCCGCCGCGCTGCGCGAGCGCATGAACGCGGACCCGGTGCTCGACCCCATGGACCTGTTCACCCACGTCTACGCCGAGCAGACCTCCCAACTGCGCGAGCAGGCCGAGCAGTTGCGCGCCGAGCTCGAAGCCGAGGCCGAGGCGTCCGAGGGAGGCCGCTGA
- a CDS encoding alpha-ketoacid dehydrogenase subunit beta: MATVAPEQAAKPATKPATMAQALGRALRDAMAEDPSVHVLGEDVGTLGGVFRITDGLAKEFGDDRCTDTPLAEAGILGAAVGMAMYGLRPVVEMQFDAFGYPAFEQLVSHVAKMRNRTRGTMPLPITIRIPYGGGIGGVEHHSDSSEAYYMATPGLTVVTPATVADAYGLLRQSIASDDPVVFLEPKRLYWSKDTWNPESPATVEPIGTAVVRRPGTSATLITYGPSLTVCLEAAEAARAEGWDLEVVDLRSLVPFDDATVAASVRRTGRAVVVHESHGFGGPGGEIAARITERCFHHLEAPVLRVAGLDIPYPPPMLERHHLPGVDRVLDAVARLQWDQ, translated from the coding sequence ATGGCGACCGTCGCCCCCGAGCAGGCCGCGAAGCCCGCCACCAAGCCGGCCACCATGGCCCAGGCCCTCGGCCGCGCCCTGCGCGACGCGATGGCCGAGGACCCGTCCGTGCACGTCCTCGGTGAGGACGTGGGCACCCTGGGCGGCGTCTTCCGCATCACCGACGGACTCGCCAAGGAGTTCGGCGACGACCGCTGCACCGACACCCCGCTCGCCGAGGCCGGCATCCTCGGCGCGGCCGTCGGCATGGCGATGTACGGTCTGCGGCCCGTCGTCGAGATGCAGTTCGACGCGTTCGGCTACCCGGCCTTCGAGCAGCTCGTCTCCCATGTCGCCAAGATGCGCAACCGCACGCGCGGGACGATGCCGCTGCCGATCACGATCCGCATCCCCTACGGCGGCGGCATCGGCGGCGTCGAGCACCACAGCGACTCCTCCGAGGCGTACTACATGGCGACGCCGGGCCTGACGGTCGTCACGCCCGCCACCGTCGCCGACGCGTACGGGCTGCTGCGGCAGTCGATCGCCTCCGACGACCCGGTGGTCTTCCTCGAACCGAAGCGCCTGTACTGGTCCAAGGACACCTGGAACCCGGAGTCCCCCGCGACCGTTGAACCCATCGGCACGGCAGTGGTCCGCCGCCCCGGGACCAGCGCCACGCTCATCACGTACGGGCCGTCCCTGACGGTCTGTCTGGAGGCGGCCGAGGCCGCCCGCGCCGAGGGCTGGGACCTCGAAGTGGTCGACCTGCGCTCCCTGGTGCCGTTCGACGACGCGACGGTCGCCGCGTCCGTGCGCCGCACCGGGCGCGCGGTCGTCGTCCACGAGTCCCACGGCTTCGGCGGACCCGGCGGCGAGATCGCCGCGCGGATCACCGAGCGCTGCTTCCACCACCTGGAGGCGCCGGTGCTCCGGGTGGCCGGGCTCGACATCCCGTATCCGCCGCCGATGCTGGAGCGGCACCATCTGCCCGGCGTGGACCGGGTGCTGGACGCCGTCGCACGTCTCCAGTGGGATCAGTGA
- a CDS encoding dihydrolipoamide acetyltransferase family protein — protein MAQVLEFKLPDLGEGLTEAEIVRWLVQVGDVVAVDQPVVEVETAKALVDVPCPYGGVVTARFGDEGSELPVGAPLLTVAVGADASTVVEAPGAAPAESEGSGNVLVGYGTTAAPARRRRVRPNAPSAQSAPAAPPAPAPAAPVPAPVPVAPAAPAPVKPVHASGPVPVISPLVRKLARDHGLDLRELTGSGPEGLIMRADVERAVAGAAAPAPAAPVAPAPEGQALKGHRTPLRGVRGAVADKLSRSRREIPDATCWVDADATELMRARAAMNGATGPSAGPKISVLALLARVCTAALARYPELNATVDTERREIVRFDEVHLGFAAQTERGLVVPVVRDAHARDAESLSAEFARLTDAARTGSLTPAQLTGGTFTLNNYGVFGVDGSTPIINHPEAAMLGVGRIVPKPWVHDGELAVRQVVQLSLTFDHRVCDGGTAGGFLRYVADCVEQPAVLLRTL, from the coding sequence ATGGCGCAGGTGCTGGAGTTCAAGCTGCCCGACCTCGGCGAGGGGCTCACCGAGGCGGAGATCGTGCGCTGGCTGGTGCAGGTCGGCGACGTCGTCGCCGTCGACCAGCCGGTCGTCGAGGTCGAGACGGCCAAGGCGCTCGTCGACGTGCCGTGCCCCTACGGGGGTGTGGTCACCGCCCGCTTCGGCGACGAGGGGAGCGAGCTGCCCGTGGGGGCGCCGCTGCTGACGGTCGCCGTCGGCGCGGACGCGAGCACGGTCGTGGAGGCGCCGGGCGCCGCCCCGGCCGAGTCCGAGGGCTCGGGCAACGTGCTGGTGGGGTACGGCACGACCGCCGCGCCCGCCCGGCGCCGACGGGTGCGGCCGAACGCGCCGAGCGCGCAGTCCGCGCCGGCCGCGCCGCCCGCTCCCGCCCCGGCGGCCCCGGTCCCGGCTCCGGTGCCCGTGGCTCCGGCGGCTCCGGCGCCCGTGAAGCCGGTGCACGCGTCCGGGCCCGTCCCGGTCATCTCGCCGCTCGTGCGCAAGCTCGCCCGCGATCACGGGCTCGACCTGCGGGAGCTGACGGGTTCCGGCCCCGAGGGGCTGATCATGCGGGCCGATGTGGAGCGCGCGGTGGCGGGTGCCGCCGCACCCGCCCCGGCGGCACCTGTGGCCCCGGCGCCCGAGGGCCAGGCGCTCAAGGGTCACCGCACTCCTCTGCGCGGGGTCCGCGGCGCCGTCGCCGACAAGCTCTCCCGCAGCCGGCGCGAGATCCCCGACGCGACCTGCTGGGTGGACGCCGACGCGACGGAGCTGATGCGCGCCCGCGCGGCCATGAACGGGGCGACCGGACCCTCCGCGGGCCCGAAGATCTCCGTCCTGGCGCTGCTCGCCCGCGTCTGCACGGCGGCCCTGGCCCGCTACCCGGAGCTGAACGCGACGGTGGACACGGAGCGGCGCGAGATCGTCCGGTTCGACGAGGTGCACCTCGGGTTCGCCGCGCAGACCGAGCGCGGGCTCGTCGTCCCCGTCGTCCGGGACGCGCACGCGCGCGACGCCGAGTCGCTGAGCGCCGAGTTCGCGCGGCTCACGGACGCGGCGCGGACCGGCTCGCTGACGCCCGCGCAGCTGACCGGCGGCACGTTCACGCTCAACAACTACGGGGTGTTCGGGGTCGACGGCTCGACGCCGATCATCAACCACCCCGAGGCGGCCATGCTCGGCGTGGGCCGGATCGTGCCGAAGCCGTGGGTGCACGACGGGGAGCTGGCGGTCCGTCAGGTCGTCCAGCTGTCGCTCACCTTCGACCACCGGGTCTGCGACGGCGGCACGGCGGGCGGCTTCCTGCGCTACGTCGCGGACTGCGTGGAACAGCCGGCGGTGCTGCTGCGCACCCTGTGA
- a CDS encoding molybdopterin molybdotransferase MoeA, which yields MTAPDGRSVSQADPIDGDVDEALALANAHSAPRGQGVPGAPRAAAPGPADAGRDAPRAPRDPSPGTEAPATGQDAPRETARDRHHATPWPAARRIAAQAGRQAAAHRARTTEPPVDPVTGAQTDPATGLSLDPVADASTAPRAERFPRGAARVPLEAALGLVLAAPLTALTDLPSFDTSAMDGWVVAGPGPWAVRDEGILAGHEPPAPLSDGEAAAIATGARIPPETTAVIRSEHGRLDDKRNLHPLREVAHGQDIRPRAQECRSGELLLPAGSVVTPAVLGLAAAAGYDDLLVVPRARVEVLVLGDELLTSGRPRDGLIRDALGPMLPHWLRALGVEVIAVRRLGDDAGAVLKAVRDSTADLVVTTGGTASGPVDHVHPTLRALGAELLVDGVKVRPGHPMLLARLAEGRHLVGLPGNPLAAVSGLLTLAEPLLSELSGRAAPESSYGREAREPDTAPLHAAVQGHPHDTRLVPVVLRQDRDSGHDWAVPLHYNGPAMLRGIAAADALAVIPPGGAQGAQEVGILDLPWSWSTGNPGTDLPGNEGCFT from the coding sequence ATGACCGCCCCGGACGGCCGTTCGGTGTCGCAGGCCGACCCGATCGACGGCGACGTCGACGAGGCGCTGGCCCTGGCCAACGCGCACAGCGCCCCGCGCGGGCAGGGGGTCCCCGGTGCGCCGCGCGCAGCCGCGCCCGGCCCCGCCGACGCAGGCCGGGACGCACCTCGCGCACCCCGCGATCCCAGCCCCGGCACCGAGGCGCCCGCCACCGGCCAGGACGCCCCGCGCGAGACCGCCCGCGACCGTCACCACGCCACCCCCTGGCCGGCCGCCCGCCGCATCGCCGCCCAGGCGGGCCGGCAGGCCGCCGCGCACCGGGCCCGTACGACCGAGCCGCCCGTCGACCCGGTCACCGGCGCGCAGACCGACCCGGCGACGGGGCTGTCCCTCGACCCCGTGGCCGACGCCTCGACCGCCCCCCGAGCGGAGCGCTTCCCGCGCGGCGCGGCCCGTGTCCCCCTGGAGGCGGCCCTCGGACTCGTCCTGGCGGCGCCGCTGACCGCCCTCACCGATCTCCCGTCCTTCGACACGTCCGCGATGGACGGCTGGGTCGTGGCGGGCCCCGGCCCCTGGGCCGTACGCGACGAGGGCATCCTCGCCGGGCACGAGCCGCCCGCGCCGCTGTCCGACGGGGAGGCCGCGGCCATCGCGACCGGCGCCCGCATCCCGCCCGAGACGACGGCGGTCATCCGCAGCGAGCACGGGCGGCTCGACGACAAGCGGAACCTGCACCCGCTGCGCGAGGTCGCGCACGGGCAGGACATCCGGCCGCGCGCCCAGGAGTGCCGCAGCGGCGAACTGCTGCTGCCCGCAGGCTCCGTGGTCACCCCCGCGGTCCTCGGCCTGGCGGCCGCCGCGGGCTACGACGACCTGCTCGTCGTGCCCCGGGCCCGGGTCGAAGTCCTCGTCCTGGGGGACGAGTTGCTCACCTCGGGCCGCCCCCGCGACGGCCTCATCCGCGACGCGCTCGGCCCGATGCTGCCGCACTGGCTGCGCGCGCTCGGCGTCGAGGTGATCGCCGTGCGCCGGCTCGGCGACGACGCCGGGGCCGTCCTCAAGGCCGTCCGCGACTCCACCGCCGACCTCGTCGTGACCACCGGAGGCACCGCGTCCGGCCCCGTCGACCACGTCCACCCCACGCTCCGCGCCCTGGGCGCCGAACTGCTCGTGGACGGCGTCAAGGTCCGCCCCGGCCACCCGATGCTGCTGGCCCGGCTCGCCGAGGGCCGGCACCTCGTCGGACTGCCCGGCAACCCGCTCGCCGCCGTGTCCGGCCTGCTCACCCTCGCCGAACCGCTGCTGAGCGAGCTGTCCGGCCGGGCGGCGCCCGAGTCCTCGTACGGGCGTGAGGCCCGGGAGCCGGACACCGCGCCGCTGCACGCGGCGGTCCAGGGGCACCCGCACGACACCCGGCTGGTGCCCGTCGTGCTGCGCCAGGACCGCGACAGCGGGCACGACTGGGCGGTTCCGCTGCACTACAACGGCCCGGCCATGCTGCGCGGCATCGCCGCCGCAGACGCCCTCGCGGTGATCCCGCCCGGCGGAGCCCAGGGGGCCCAGGAGGTAGGGATCCTCGATCTGCCATGGTCGTGGAGCACAGGGAACCCCGGGACCGATCTCCCGGGAAACGAAGGGTGTTTCACGTGA
- a CDS encoding potassium channel family protein produces MKLAGHDAIARQADEKTTTYRVKLPRRVVVPPLKQVARRLAMALGVLVLTGFLVWIDRAGYNDSSDRTVDLLDSFYYATVTLSTTGYGDITPVSDSARLTNILVITPLRVLFLIILVGTTLEVLTERTREEWRLNRWRSNLRDHTVVIGFGTKGRSAVETVCATGLKPEQVVVVDPSSKVIDAANALGYAGVMGDATRSDVLVRAEVQRARKIIIATQRDDTAVLVTLTARQLNRGAKIVAAVREEENAPLLRQSGADAVITSASAAGRLLGLSVLSPNAGMVMEDLIQQGSGLDLIERPVIKAEVGLEPKQVDDLVVSVVRGHRLLGYDDKAIGTLQLTDRLITIVRATPTTHVAPDTKPLPQD; encoded by the coding sequence GTGAAACTGGCCGGCCATGACGCCATCGCGCGTCAGGCGGACGAGAAGACGACCACCTACCGGGTGAAGCTGCCGCGCCGCGTCGTCGTGCCACCGCTGAAGCAGGTGGCCCGACGGCTGGCGATGGCCCTCGGTGTGCTCGTCCTCACGGGGTTCCTCGTCTGGATCGACCGGGCCGGGTACAACGACAGTTCGGACCGCACGGTCGATCTGCTCGACTCCTTCTACTACGCGACCGTCACGCTCTCCACCACGGGATACGGCGACATCACGCCGGTCAGTGACAGCGCCCGCCTCACCAACATCCTCGTCATCACACCCCTGCGCGTGCTGTTCCTGATCATCCTGGTCGGCACCACGCTGGAGGTCCTCACCGAACGGACCCGGGAGGAATGGCGCCTGAACCGCTGGAGGTCCAACTTGCGTGACCACACTGTCGTCATCGGCTTCGGCACGAAGGGCCGCAGCGCGGTGGAGACCGTCTGCGCGACCGGGCTCAAGCCCGAGCAGGTCGTCGTGGTCGACCCCAGCAGCAAGGTCATCGACGCGGCCAACGCGCTGGGCTACGCCGGGGTCATGGGCGACGCGACCCGCAGCGACGTCCTGGTCCGCGCCGAGGTGCAGCGCGCCCGGAAGATCATCATCGCCACGCAGCGCGACGACACGGCGGTCCTGGTGACGCTCACGGCGCGGCAGCTGAACCGCGGGGCGAAGATCGTCGCCGCGGTCCGCGAGGAGGAGAACGCGCCGCTGCTGCGCCAGTCCGGCGCGGACGCGGTCATCACCAGCGCCAGCGCGGCGGGCCGGCTGCTCGGCCTGTCGGTCCTCAGCCCCAACGCGGGCATGGTCATGGAGGACCTCATCCAGCAGGGCAGCGGCCTCGACCTGATCGAACGGCCGGTGATAAAGGCCGAGGTGGGCCTGGAGCCGAAGCAGGTCGACGACCTCGTCGTCAGCGTCGTGCGCGGCCACCGGCTGCTCGGCTACGACGACAAGGCCATCGGCACCCTGCAGTTGACGGACCGTCTGATCACCATCGTGCGGGCCACCCCGACCACCCACGTGGCACCGGACACCAAGCCGCTGCCCCAGGACTGA
- a CDS encoding NAD(P)H-quinone oxidoreductase → MYAITIPEPGGPEALLWAEVPDPVPGEGEVLVEVVSSAVNRADLLQRQGFYNPPAGSSPYPGLECAGRIAALGPGVGGWSVGDEVCALLVGGGYAEKVVVPAGQLLPVPRGVDLVTAAALPEVTCTVWSNVFMVANLRPGELFLVHGGSSGIGTMAIQLAKAVGAKVAVTAGTKEKLDFCAELGADILINYREQDFVEEIRENTAGGGADVVLDNMGAKYLGRNVDVLATNGRLAIIGMQGGVKGELNIATLLGKRGAITATTLRARPLAEKAAIVAAVREHVWPLIEGGHVRPVVDRTLPMADAAQAHRVLEESGHIGKVLLTLP, encoded by the coding sequence ATGTATGCGATCACGATCCCGGAACCCGGCGGACCCGAGGCGCTTCTCTGGGCGGAGGTCCCCGACCCCGTGCCCGGCGAGGGCGAGGTCCTCGTCGAGGTGGTCTCCAGCGCCGTCAACCGCGCCGATCTGCTCCAGCGCCAGGGCTTCTACAACCCGCCGGCCGGCTCCTCCCCGTACCCCGGTCTGGAGTGCGCGGGCCGGATCGCCGCGCTCGGGCCGGGCGTGGGCGGCTGGTCCGTCGGCGACGAGGTGTGCGCGCTGCTCGTCGGCGGCGGCTACGCGGAGAAGGTCGTCGTCCCGGCCGGCCAGCTGCTGCCCGTGCCGCGGGGCGTCGACCTCGTGACGGCGGCGGCGCTGCCCGAGGTGACCTGCACCGTCTGGTCCAACGTGTTCATGGTCGCGAACCTGCGCCCCGGCGAGCTCTTCCTCGTGCATGGCGGCTCCAGCGGCATCGGCACGATGGCGATCCAGCTCGCGAAGGCGGTCGGCGCCAAGGTCGCGGTCACCGCGGGCACCAAGGAGAAGCTGGACTTCTGCGCCGAGCTGGGCGCCGACATCCTGATCAACTACCGCGAGCAGGACTTCGTCGAGGAGATCCGCGAGAACACCGCGGGCGGCGGCGCCGACGTCGTCCTCGACAACATGGGCGCCAAGTACCTGGGCCGCAACGTGGACGTCCTCGCCACCAACGGCCGGCTCGCGATCATCGGAATGCAGGGCGGCGTCAAGGGCGAACTGAACATCGCCACGCTGCTCGGCAAGCGCGGCGCGATCACCGCGACCACGCTGCGGGCCCGGCCGCTCGCCGAGAAGGCGGCCATCGTCGCGGCGGTCCGTGAACACGTCTGGCCGCTGATCGAGGGCGGCCATGTGCGGCCGGTCGTGGACCGGACGCTGCCGATGGCCGACGCGGCGCAGGCCCACCGGGTCCTGGAGGAGTCCGGGCACATCGGCAAGGTGCTGCTCACGCTGCCGTAG
- a CDS encoding bacterial proteasome activator family protein, whose product MEMPRNERSPENPQILVVGQDGMALGGGGADEAREVPVTEMVEQPAKVMRIGSMIKQLLEEVRAAPLDEASRQRLKEIHHSSVKELEDGLAPELVEELERLSLPFTDEATPSDAELRIAQAQLVGWLEGLFHGIQTTLFAQQMAARAQLEQMRRALPPGAGGEDGDEDPRTIGRSGGPYL is encoded by the coding sequence ATGGAGATGCCGAGGAACGAACGGTCGCCGGAGAACCCGCAGATCCTGGTCGTGGGCCAGGACGGAATGGCTCTGGGCGGCGGCGGAGCCGACGAAGCCCGCGAGGTCCCGGTGACGGAGATGGTCGAGCAGCCCGCCAAGGTGATGCGCATCGGCAGCATGATCAAGCAGCTGCTGGAGGAAGTGCGCGCGGCTCCCCTGGACGAGGCGAGCCGGCAGCGGCTCAAGGAGATCCACCACAGCTCCGTCAAGGAGCTCGAGGACGGCCTCGCGCCGGAGCTCGTCGAGGAACTGGAGCGGCTCTCCCTGCCGTTCACCGACGAGGCCACCCCGAGCGACGCCGAACTGCGCATCGCGCAGGCCCAGTTGGTGGGCTGGCTCGAGGGTCTCTTCCACGGGATCCAGACGACGCTCTTCGCCCAGCAGATGGCCGCCCGCGCCCAGTTGGAGCAGATGCGCCGCGCTCTTCCGCCGGGCGCCGGCGGCGAGGACGGCGACGAGGACCCCCGCACGATCGGCCGCTCGGGCGGGCCGTACCTGTAG